A single genomic interval of Eriocheir sinensis breed Jianghai 21 chromosome 33, ASM2467909v1, whole genome shotgun sequence harbors:
- the LOC127006634 gene encoding 40S ribosomal protein S2, giving the protein MADSGSGRGGFRGGFGTRGRGRGRGRGRGRGRGRGKENEKEWVPITKLGRLVKDGKIRSLEEIYLFSLPIKEFEIIDFFLGPKLKDEVLKIMPVQKQTRAGQRTRFKAFVAIGDFDGHIGLGVKCSKEVATAIRGAIILAKLSIVPVRRGYWGNKIGKPHTVPCKVTGKCGSVLVRLIPAPRGTSIVAASVPKKLLQMAGIEDCYTSARGQTATLGNFAKATYAAIAKTYAYLTPDLWKETVFTNSPYQEFTDYLAKYHKISSEQRQETKLY; this is encoded by the exons ATGGCAGACTCCGGATCTGGCCGTGGAGGTTTCCGAGGTGGCTTCGGCAcccgagggagggggaggggacgtGGACGCGGCAGGGGGCGTGGCCGTGGCCGTGgcaaggagaatgagaaggagtggGTGCCCATCACCAAGCTGGGCCGCCTGGTGAAGGATGGCAAGATCAGGAGCCTTGAGGAgatctatctcttctctcttcccatcaAG GAGTTTGAGATCATCGACTTCTTCCTGGGCCCCAAGTTGAAGGATGAGGTGCTTAAGATCATGCCCGTCCAGAAACAGACCCGTGCCGGCCAGCGGACTCGCTTCAAG GCCTTTGTAGCGATTGGTGACTTTGATGGCCACATCGGTCTAGGCGTGAAGTGCAGCAAGGAGGTGGCCACCGCCATCCGAGGAGCCATTATCTTGGCCAAGCTGTCCATTGTGCCTGTCAGGAGGGGCTACTGGGGTAACAAGATCGGCAAGCCCCACACTGTTCCCTGCAAG GTGACAGGCAAGTGTGGTTCTGTGTTGGTGCGGCTCATCCCAGCCCCCAGAGGTACCAGCATCGTGGCCGCCTCGGTTCCCAAGAAGCTGCTGCAGATGGCTGGTATTGAGGACTGCTACACCAGTGCCAGGGGTCAGACCGCCACACTCGGCAACTTCGCCAAGGCCACATATGCTGCCATCGCCAAGACCTACGCCTACCTCACCCCAGACTTGTGGAAGGAAACTGTGTTCACCAACTCCCCCTACCAGGAGTTCACCGACTACCTGGCCAAGTACCACAAGATCAGCTCAGAGCAGCGCCAGGAGACCAAGCTGTACTAG